Genomic segment of Phormidium ambiguum IAM M-71:
AAAACTAGTTATTTTGTACTACCTCTGGAATTTCAAAATGGGAATTAATACTCTATTTATTTCAAAATGAGAATTGCTGCTTCTTCGTAAGATTCGATTACACTTTTGATTTCTGGCAGGTTTATAGCGTTTTCTGGGTTTACCTTTTTAAAGAATACGCCATAGGTTGAGTGCCAAGATTCCTGATGACTAGGGTTGGTTTTATCTCGTTTCCCGTGTTTTTTGGTGTGTCCTTTCCAATAAAAAGTTTCGACTTTTTCAATAGCTTCCCTGAAGGTAATTAAGTCGTTTTTAATTCTATTTTTTTCTAAGATTTCAGAGTCATACCATTCCCAAAAATCTGACTCAGTACTAAAGCGGTCTAAGGCATCTCTAACGGCTTTAGCTTTACTTAGTGCGTTAGCTATCCCTTCAAAGGTGAAAGGGCAATTACAGGCTTTAGCTGTTCGCTTCAGTCCTATAGTGAATTGAAGTAGCACGTAAGTACCAGAAGCTTTAGTATCTTTCTTGAGTCCTACCCCTTTTGGGCATTGTTGCTGGATATCCTTCCAGTAATCCAATAACCGCTCGTAACCTATCAGGTGATTGCCTGCATTGCTTACTGTTGTAAGGTCTTGAATTTCTCTCATGATTCTCTCACTTGTTCAAAGGTCAGTTAACCCCGTGAGAGAAACCCTGTTGAGATGCTGTGCTGCGGTCGCCAAAAAAAACGAGAAATAGGCTTTTAAACTACCTGACTAATTCAAGTCCCTCTGCCCCCATTTTGAAGATATAAGCTCATAACAGTTAGGGTATTGGGACAACAACCATAACCCTTAACATTTTTATACGTACTGCTGTGGCGCAAAGCACCATAATCAGCAAAGTTCAACTTACACTTAAAAAATTGAGCAATTTTGTTTCTTTAAATTGACTAATAATTATGTTGGCATTGCTCTGACTAGGTTCTGTCCAAAATGACATATTACTGAACTGCTCAAATAAGTCAGGTGGTAAAATAGTAGTCCGAGGTTTATACTCGACTTTTGACCGTACTTTATGCAATCCCGGAGTGTTCAATTTATTGTCAAACTCTGGTTCATCATATTCTACATTTTCAAAGTCGTGTTCAAAAAAATCTTCTCCCAAAAATTCATAAATCACTTTCATTACTTGAGCAGGATTTTGAGTTAATATTTCGTAATCTACTAGAAGTAAAGTTTCGCTATTTTCGCTATAAAAAGCTTCTTTTAAGGCATTGTAGGAAAAACCTATTAAGCGATCGCTCTGCATTAATGCCTCGCTTCTACTATATACTGTACTGCGTTCTGCTGGGCTACCCCATAGCCTAGAAACATCAAAAGTATTCTGGCGGATCAATCGCTCTATGCTATCCACAATCCAAGCAATATTTCTAACACAACAAATTACTTTGGCATAGGGAAATAAATCTTTGATAATAGGTAATTTGCTGCACCAACGCCGATTAGTATCAAAAATAATCTCCTTATCTGCTTGGGGCTGATAATAACCTGTAAAAATGCCTTGAACGATCGCACGTTTCTGTTGCGTTGAAATAAAAACAGAGTGTTCGCTATCTTCGCCCATTGCTTCGATCATCTGTTCCATCAAGAGGGAGACGGGAGAAGACATAGCAGCATGGAAGCGAGGATTCTGTCGCAGCAAAGCTGCCATTAAGGTAGAGCCAGAACGTGGCAACCCTGAGATAAAATGGAATTTACAATCTAGCATTTAATTTCCTACTAATTTCATTAGAAAAATTGTAATTTGGGAAATAAACGAAATCGGATTAATTATTCCCAAATAAACTGCTATAACAGTATAATTATCCTATAAATATAAACATTAATTTTTGTTTTATTAGTCTATAACTTTACCAGATTCAATATTTTCCCCTGAAATAATAAAATGCTAGACTAAACAAAGGATTGTTTACGGCTACCGGAATAGCTTCAATTCTATACCATCATTAATATATAAAATATTATGCTGTTTAAGCATTAAGCAGGTTAAAGAATTGTGTAATAAAGTTTAATAATAGGTTTTACAACTTATTATATTATATGGTTAGTATTGGTAGAATAGTCAATTAATCGACAAAGTAGCCTATTTAGGAAAAACTAACTAATTAGTATAGATAAATAATGAAAGTAGCATCTGGCAAACACTGAACAGCAAACTATGAGTATCAGGCAGCGCATTTACAAAAAAGCTGAAGTTTCCACCACAAAGGCTTCCAGAAGCCAGAAATTTCAGATGCGCCAGTTCGCTACTCCAACCCAACCCCAACAGGTATCTCTCCAAGGGCAACTTTCGTTACAAAGTCAAAGCAATCTATTGGGACGGATGCGAGTTTTTCCTAGAGCAACTGTTCAACCCAAGATTACCATCGGCGCACCCAATGATAAATATGAACAGGAAGCCGATCGCATGGCAGATGCAGTCATGAATATGTCTGCCCACTCTGCCAATGCAGGAGCAAATCAACCATTAGCTGCTGCTGTTACCCCGGTCGCTGCGACAGATAGTGGCTCGGCACAAACTGCCCCAGAAGGTAAAGCATCTGCTGCCAGTAGCGGTCAAGAGAGTCAACTAAAACTCGATGATAGCGGTGGAAGCCCGTTACCCCAGGACGTTCGCTCCTTTATGGAACAGCGTTTTGGTGCCGATTTTAGTCATGTGCGCGTTCATACTGACTCCAATGCCGTGCAGATGAATAAACAGTTGAGTTCCCACGCATTTACTTACGGCAGTCATATCTACTATGGGTCAGGAAAAGCACCTGGCAACGACCATTTAACCGCTCATGAACTGACTCACGTTATACAACAGACGGGAGGCGGGTAGAGGGGGAAAGGGGAAAGGGGGAAAAGGGGAAAAGGGAAAGGGGGGAAAGGGAAAGGGGGGAAACAAGAAAATTGAAAATCGTAAAGACTGAAAAGTTAAATGTCTGGAACGGCAAACTTACCATAACTGAATAACCAAGTCAGGGAGTTAAGCCCAATGCTATCAAATCAAACCAAACTAAACCTATAAATTAGCCACCCAAGTCTTAAATTATTCCCCCCCTTTTTTCCCTTTTCCCTTTCCCTCTTTCCCCTTTTCCCCTTTCCCTTTTCCCCCCTTCTTATGGCAGAGATATTTACTCAAGACTCAACACTCGAAACTGAGAACGGCGATTGGTATGAGGCAAATCGCCGTTACTTAATAGCTGCGATCGCACAAGTGGAAGAAACCTTACGACGACAGGCAACATCCACTTTCCAACTTAAGCCAACGGTACTACAAAACCCAGAAGAAATCGCAGCCGCGATGTCTCCTCCACCTGCTTTGGAAAAGTTCTGTAATACTTTCAACTTATTGGATTTCGATCGGGATTTGCTACTCTTGTGTGCTGGGATGGAATTGGATGCAAACTGGGGGAATTTGTGTGCGGCGGCGGCGGGAAATTCACAGCAAACTTACCCGACTTTCAGTTTGGCACTGAGGGTGCTATCAGCGCCGGATTGGGCAGCATTGACCCATGATGCGCCGTTGCGTTGGTGGCAAGCGATCCAAGTGGGACCGGGGAACTCGCTGATGCAGTCCCCCCTCCGAATTGATGAACGAGTGTTGCACTACTTGTTGGGAATCGAACATCGGGACGAGCGATTGGTTAACTATGTTGAACCCGTGCCGAATCAAAATATTCAGGAATTAGGCTTGCCACCCTCTCACCGACATTTGGTCAAGCAAATAGCAGGGGTGTTGGGAAGTACGGATAATCTGAATTATCAAATTGTCCAGTTGTGTGGATTGGATCTGGCTGAAAAAACCGCGATCGCGGCAGCAGCTTGTGCAATGCACGGATGGAATCTGCACGCGATGGCGGCGGATGGAATTCCAACGGACACTGACGATTTAGCAAGTTTGATGCGTCTGTGGGAACGAGAAGCACTTTTGAGCAACAGTGTTTTGCTCCTAGAGTGCGATGCTGTCGATCCAAACGACCAAAATCGAGATAAAGCGATCGCTCGGTTGATTGAAAATAGTAACAATCCGCTCATTGTTAGCGTTAG
This window contains:
- a CDS encoding sulfotransferase family protein — translated: MLDCKFHFISGLPRSGSTLMAALLRQNPRFHAAMSSPVSLLMEQMIEAMGEDSEHSVFISTQQKRAIVQGIFTGYYQPQADKEIIFDTNRRWCSKLPIIKDLFPYAKVICCVRNIAWIVDSIERLIRQNTFDVSRLWGSPAERSTVYSRSEALMQSDRLIGFSYNALKEAFYSENSETLLLVDYEILTQNPAQVMKVIYEFLGEDFFEHDFENVEYDEPEFDNKLNTPGLHKVRSKVEYKPRTTILPPDLFEQFSNMSFWTEPSQSNANIIISQFKETKLLNFLSVS
- a CDS encoding DUF4157 domain-containing protein, with product MSIRQRIYKKAEVSTTKASRSQKFQMRQFATPTQPQQVSLQGQLSLQSQSNLLGRMRVFPRATVQPKITIGAPNDKYEQEADRMADAVMNMSAHSANAGANQPLAAAVTPVAATDSGSAQTAPEGKASAASSGQESQLKLDDSGGSPLPQDVRSFMEQRFGADFSHVRVHTDSNAVQMNKQLSSHAFTYGSHIYYGSGKAPGNDHLTAHELTHVIQQTGGG